The window CTAGAGGACTGCTTCTTTGAGGACAACCAGTAAGGGCGAAAGCGtggcagagaaagcggacAACGTTCGCTCGGGGTTAGGCAGAGTCGATTTGCACAACAAACCAGATGGAAACAGTGGGAAAATGTGGAGAGCAACGAGACAAtgaaaaacgcgaacgaaaaaaggaacacGAGAACGTCTTTCTCACATCGTATCTGGCAGATTCAGGGAGGCGCGCTCGGAGATAGCgggccgccgccgccgtgcTATCGAGGGCCTGCACGAAAACGGCAACGCGAAAAAATATTCTGAACTTTACGCGAAGAACTGGACAGGATGTGTAAGATCACGTTCTACATTGGTCGACTTCCAGATATCTGTACTCATCACGTTCCTAAACAATTACACACATGGAAACGACACATAAATCTCTACCAGTATACATATCTtacttatatatacatatatgtaaatatgtaTACGAGTATGAGAGATACGTCGACGCGATCCTTATAAATATGTGCATGTTTGGCCTTCTGCCACCCTCTATACCTGCATATGCAGGAGCGTGTGCAAAATGTGGCACCAGAGAAAAcccacgcatgcatatatgtatatgcaaTTGCATGTATGTAGGTATGCGTATCACGCCAGGATTGTCTGTGTTAGAATGTTAATCTCCTTTTTTCGGTTTGTGACGTCAGCGTCTCGTGGCGACGTCGCGCCCAGCATCTTGGCTTTCTTCCGCGAGTGCACattccctctccctctcctcgcttaGCCGAAACCGCGCAAGAGACTTtcggtttcgcgttttttggCGAACCTGGTGCGCCGGATCGTAGAcgaggacagaggcgaagcctTTGCGTCCTgtcagcagagagcgacaaacgtcttcttccgtcccAAGCGGTTCTGTCGTcagacgaggcgcgcggTGCTTGCCCTGTAAAAAGGCgagcgcagcggcgaagactgAGGGGCCGTGCGCCTCAATAAGGGCTTCCGCTCGAGGCAACAACGGCCGGAAATGCTCCTCCTTCACCTCCAAGAGTTCATCtgtcacacacacacacacaccgagaCGCAAAGACAACACAGAGTGAGTGAACGCACGAAAAAAGGCCACTCTGGAGCTGCGCAAGCAAATCCACACACCAATATCCAtacagatacacatatatatatatatataaatataagTTTGTGTATATGCttatatatgtttgtatacGTTTGTAGATGTTTGTGTATGTTTATATGCTTTGTATGTGCTGTATATGTTTAATATATAAATAactataaatatatatatatatataaatatatgtttATTTGTGTCTGCATACGctgtatatgtttatatatgtttatacgTGTTTGTATATGTTGCTATGCACGGAcctgtacatatacatgtgaagagaaacacgagacgcCTCTTGTGGAAGGAGTCCAGCTCTTTTTCGTGGAGGAACTGAGTCAACCAAAACGTGAGTACGTGCCAACGGGACTCCACACATCCACCTCCACATGCCAACGTCTAAACAGAGATATGTATGGCTTTAAATATGCATGAGCACATCGGCGTCCATGCCTAAAACaacatttatatatatatatatatatttatatatatgaggACACTATGCATGCAACTGTCTATGCATGCGCGAGTAAGTGCACGGACATCCGCACATACGTACGcgtctgcatatatatatatatatatatatatatacatatatatatatacatatatatatatatatacatatatatatatatatatatatctgggAGCGTCTACGCCACCGCAAGTGTCCGGGAGTCTTGTGTGCATGGTCTGATGCATGCGGTCCGAATTCGACTGCGTCGTCAGCGCCTCGGTTTCGGCAGAATGTGTTGCGAGGAGTACCCTGTCGACACCTACAGAGAATTCGCGCAATCGCCGTTTCCTGCTGCTGAGCCTCGGTGGGAGGTGGGAGATTGATGAaacgcgtctgtgtctcctgaaCGATTTTTGTCACCCGATCCCGCTCGCTCGGACTGTACAGAACGACGCTGTCGCCAGGATGCCCGCCTCGGCCGGCGCGTCCGGACCTGGAAAAGCAAACACatgtcgtcttctctcgcgtcgtctccgctctctattgtcgtgtcttctctcgtgcctTGTTTCGGGTTTTCTCGACGGCTTCTCACTCGACTGGGCCTGAAAGCTCACCGGTGGATGTACGAGCCTGGATTCCTGGGGGGGCGGAGGTGAACGACGAGCGTCACCCCCGGCACATCGAGGCCTCTTGCCGCGACGTCAGTGGCCACCAAAACGGACACCTGAAAGCACAGACAAAACACGCGGTGCACAAAAACGCACACAAGGAAAAATGTCCTCTCTGTGCACCCGCCACGCATTCTCACTGCACAGAGCCCTCCTTCCCAACctacttatatatatatatatggacatatatatggatatatatctacatatgaagatatatatatggatagaGATACGGATAGAGATATGTACATGATGGAAGGCAGATCTTGCTGAGCAAGTCGCACGAGTGTTTTGAGTTGCATGCCGCTGtaggaagacgagaacgaaggaTGCACAGGTTTGTCTGAAACTTCGGTGCGTATGGCATAGATGTTCCCTCACAAACAGATGAACATTTCTCCTGTGAGCTTAAGAATGTGCACCACGTTCCTCCTGAAAAGAAATACGGTACCGGACGCAGCCACATCTATACAAAATATATATGCGAAATCTACACAGGCACCAAGGTagaaacacaaaaaaacTAGATagatttgcatatatatatatatatgcatatatacatatacatatatacatatctatatgtacGGGAAAGCCGGTGTGTCCGCTTacacacaaacatatatatatatatatatatacatatatatatatatatatatatatatatgaatgaCGAAAGGGTTATGTTCATGCCTAGATGCAGTGCGCATTTGTGGGTTGTTTTCGCTGTACATCTTAGAAGCTTGCCTCTCCACTTCGAAAGCGACTTAAGTTGTTGTCCCTCTGTTCGTGTTCGAGGCCTGCGTGCAGAGGCGCCACTCGCCAGGACTGCAGAAACGGATGCTGCGCAAGTTGCTCGACCTGTGGTAACGCAGCGGAAGGCAAGGCGACTTTCGGCTGGACAAGACGGCCTCGAAAACGACGGCGCCTGGCTGCGTCCGGGCGCGGAAAGGCTTCGGCGCCGATTGCTGAGAACCGCACGACGTTGGCGCGTCTGAAAAAAGAACCCCTTCGCCCTCTAACAGCTGAAACGTTCCAGACGCTGCAACTCTGCTCGCCTTACCGTGGCCAGAAATACAAATACATACCGATGGGTAACACACGTGTGCACATTCACAGCTCTATACagtcgcagagagagagacgaaacactTCAGTGCAGCTTGAGAAAAGACATACACATGCTACCGACCAGCCACACATGAAACATatccacacatacacacatcagcgccaatatatatatatatatatatatatatgcatatatatacacatacgtGTGCACGCATACGAATCTAAACGCGCAGGAACACATATATGCAGCCGTCaacatctatctatctatctatctatctatctatctatctatatatatatatatatatgtttgtgtaTATACGGGTACGAGAGACTGCCGTTTGTGGTCTCGGCGTATATCGCGAGGCATCCCCTGCGCGTGTGTTGCCGTACCTCTTGCTGCGTCTCGACGAAGACGATGcatttgtgtgtctctgtttcgagACTTTGGAGGTGTGCACCGCCCAACTGGAACGTCGTTTgatctgtcttttctcgttcttcttctccttttttgcgACCTTCGCGTCGCGAGTCTCTCGCGGTTGCAGCGAGGTTCCGGTGCGTTGCGGAAGGCAGCGCTCTGGCAAGCAAGTAGAGCAGCGTGCGCAACCGGGTTTCAGATTCAGAGCCTCCAGATCGGGAGATTTTGCATTTGAGGTGACGCACCGTGTCGCTACAGAGCGTCGTGGACGACGTGGAAGCAACCGCAGAAGAAGGGTCGGGcgcggcgctggcggcgcTCGTGGCGGGCGAAAACagcggcgaagcggaggTCGCCAGCTCGTCTgaaacgagacacagagcCGCGCAGAGATATCGCAAAGGTGCAATGCCAACAGAAAACTCCCAGAAAAGTGGGCGTCTCTTATCGCGCGGGGATTCGATAGCAACacgacacacacatacagacAGATCGACGGCCGCcccgttttcgcgttctgaCCGTGGTTTCGGAGTTACTTCTCTGTCGTGACACTATCCAGACAGGCGTGTGGACCTATCCAAAAATCACGACGAAGCCCGCGCTCTCGCAGGTGTCGCCTGAAAAACCTGTTTGCCCTCCAGCTCTCCGTCCAACACAATTCTACCCCGCGATGGCCCTCCGCTTCGCCAAGCTCGTGGCGCCTCAACGGGCGAGACGTGGCGACAGATTTGGTTCTACAagcgtctgtctctgcctccgcgaGTCGCACCCAACAAGAGATGTTGCCGATCCTAGAggtctctctccacgagCACAAGCATTTGgatgcctctctccgtctgctcGACACCCGGTGTACCaccctgtgtgtgtgtatagcGTACTTGGTGCGCGAAGAGTCGTCTTCTTGAGGAGGTTAAAGATGGCTGCGTGTCGGAAGTGACCTTCCACAATGTGTTGAAGGTCTCGGGGCATCGCCGCCGTGAAGATGAGCGTTTGCACCCGATGACGCGGGTagtcccttttcttcgccgacTCGCAGCCTGTCTGTTTCTCACCCTCGTTCCCATTTGCTCGTTGCGTCTCGGCATCCTCCCGGCGCGTCTGGAGGTAAAAGAGACTCTCGATTTTGTCGGCGTAACCGCGACGCATGAGCGCATCGGCCTCGTCGATTACGCACGCCCTCAAGTGGCCGAGGCGGAGGTGCCCAGACTGGAACAGTTTCTCGCATCTCTCCGGCGCGCCGACCACGACGTCCAGCTGCTTGCCTCCGCCCCGCGCGAAAGAATCGAGCAGAAgttgctgcgcatgcagagaggcccACGAGGCGTCCaggacggcgacggagagggcCGGGGCGAGAGCCGAGACTGTCGAGGCGACTTGGCGACAGAGCTCGCGTGTCGGCACGAGTATCAAGATCGTTGGGCCGCGGGCATCCACGCActccgcaggcgcctcgccggcgccgtctgTGGACTCGAACGAACTGTTCAAACTCCGCTGgaggagcggaaggagaTACGCGAGCGTCTTCCCAGTCCCGGGTTTCGCCGCAGCCACGACGTCTTTGCCGAGGAGAATCGGAAGGAAACACGCGTCCTGAACCTGCGTCAAATGCGTGATGCCCAACTGCCGCAAATTCCTcgccagagacgcctccACTGGCAAACGAGACACACGACGAAACAAAGGAAGCAAAGTctgacgagaagaagagagagaagaggagaggggagagggggaagaagagggaggagacgtgTGAGAggatttctttttctcgcgggcagagcgcgagagatCTTCTGCGGAAGACAGGAAGGCGGCAAGCCagttttcttcgtttcccacGGACGtagacgaagcagaggaaacacCCGGTTTCTCCGACGTCGAAAaggcgcgaggacgcgaaagaCCTTGAGGCAAACGCTCTCCTCGTCGAgtcgaaaagaaagaacaaacacccgaagaagagaacgaagaagacgccgaagagacaggacagacaaaagaagagaaagaagacgaagaagatgctAGACATGAAGACGGCAAAGGAGAATacaaagacagggaaagagacaacaGGAACCTCTTTGGAAATTCAGGAGGGAGTGAGATCTTTGAAAATAGTTTCCTCGCTTCGAGTTTGCTGTGGCGGCGAGCAcagccgcgaagaagaggcgcagagagcgtcGCGAGGGGAGCGCAGCGCTTGCTTCGCGGCGActgcgaaggagaaaacagggaggaggaaggaaccCACGGCGGATCTTCCCCAGGCCTCCACaaggcagaaagcgagagccCAAGAGAACCGGGACACATCTCCGCacaaggcagaggaaggTGCGAAGAACGCGGCCGGTTTCTGTtgggaaacgagaaggaaaaaagtCGACAGCCCCACGAGTCTCCGGCGCCGAGGTGCGGAGACAGGTGCTGTGTCTCTTTATGCGCAGGACCTACGCGAGGCGACAAACCAGAGTGTCGCCGAAAGAAGCCTTCTGGGCCTTTTTTCCTCAGGCGAGtcacggagaagacggggaccGAGAAAATCGAGACCGTTTCCGAGACTGgcagcgcgagacgcaggcaaaGCCCACATGGCTCTTCAATAAGAGAGCAAGAGATGCATTGATCCACAGAAACCAATCTCTGCGTATAGGTGGTTCTAAATATTCATCGGTTACTAAAAGTtcacacaaagagagagggagaaatgGGTTGGTAAAGAATGACGAGATGTGCATGTTCTTCCGATTGGCATCATGCAGGGATTCACCCGGAAGCACACGCTCCCGAGTCCTTTGAGAATACGCTCAACGCTCCCCCTCTCTGTATATTTATACCTACACAATgatatctacctatatatatatatatatatatatatatggcctGTGGCAGTGTTTAGGTTTTCATGTCGATCTGCCTACCACGTTGCCTGTAGgtgaggagagggaaaacgggaggTCTAGGCCTTCGCGGTCGCGTCGAGCACTTTTCACGGAGACGGAATTCGCGGTTTCACATTCCTCGGTCTTCCACACAGGCTTCTCAGCTCCTGTGTCCCctatgcatgtgcatctcTCCACACATAAGAAAGTGTATAGGGATGTAAACAGGAACTCTGGGCGAGTTTAAGAGATGAACACCAGTCACGGAGTGGAAGGCACTGTGCAAatcgatgcatgcatttgcagATACACGTACAAATGCATATCCATAAGAACGTATAAATATTTGTAACATACGCATGTACAGACGTCTCGCGATTTGTGTATCGACGCAGATCGGAGAGTGTGCAcgagggaaacaggaaggTGTGAAGCGCCGGGGGTGTCTGGGTGCGTCGCTTTCACCTTTCTTTCCGCGTGTTTTTTGATTTGTTTTTCGCACTTTGAGtttcgcggccttctcttcgACTCTCCGGAAAGACACGGCGTGCGCGAGAGGCCCAAAGTCGgtcgtgcatgcaaacgagGGTCGTGCTCAATTGTGGCCTTTGGGACAAcctcctgttttttctgtcgacATTCTTGTTTGCTCTCGCCTTTTAAAGCTCTTCTGCACAGAGAGCTCGGGATTCGAGAACGCGTCTTTTGGAAACCGGATTTGCGACAAGTCTCGACGCATCCGAGACTCTCCGGGATTTTTCGGCAGCGTgagccgcgaggagagagaacacggcTGCGATGTTTTTCGTTTTAGTCCCTTTAAAAACTCTTCCCGTAATGATGTAGCAAATTCAAAACCAACTGGGGAATTTCCTTTTCCACCTCCGTGAGGATGTTCAGGACCAGTCAGTGCAGCGACGGCCGAGCGTCGGATGCCTTAGCCGAGTTGGAGAAACCGCCCCCGGTCTTGCTCGTCTCGACTTCCaagctctcctctctttttctctcccctctttttctctcctctctttttctctcccctctttttctctcctctctttttctctcctcttgtcttatcttcctctcttctttcctgtctcccctggACTCGCCGTTGAGAgagcgcgttttcgcgtgGCCGCTGGATCGCTGAGTTGCAAATTCGACGTCTTTTTGAGAAATCaactttccttctttcgcgcCACAAAAAGACCCCTCTCTACCGAACCCGCGACCCCACTCTCGCTTTGTCTCCCATAGACATACGTCGCtccccctccttctcttgctttctcttgcttcctctgtctctctcgctcttgtccctgtctttctttcctcgtgtgCTCTCTCGGCCCGCCGGGgatgcgtctttttcttttcctttcaAGTTAGAGACactttctgtgtgtttcctctgcgtGCATTTTGCTGCCGagctgcgtctcttcttgcaCGGGGCCTCGATGCGCGCAGCATTGACAGTCCAAGCCTCGCAGCCTGCCACGCCGAGTCCCTCACGGGTCGCTCCTTTTCTCAGCTCAGGGGATCTCCGGCCTCTGAGATGTCTTTaccctctgtcttttctccgagtcttctggaaagagagacactcgtCAGACGCCCCTCCTTCAAAGAGCCAGAGCCTCACGCTCTTTtatctcttgttctcttccctcgccttctctcctctcccttcctcccttctctctcttttctcccttctctctcttttctcccttctctctcttttctcccttctctctcttttctctcttctctctcttctctctcttctctctcttttctctcttgtctcccttctttgtTGACTGCTGCCTTTGCGCCTAAACTCTCCCGATGTGGAGGGGCGAGGCTGGCTTTgccgcttgtctctcttgagtcgggtttcttctctttttcctgagttcgttttctttcgtttttccctccGCGTCGACTGGGGCGCCGCCGTTTGCGTGTTTTTAGTCTCTTGCgttgtctcgtctcgcggcTCACCGCTCCGCACACGCCTCCTGACCCAGTTCCCCATAAtgctggagaagacggtttcctctctccccccgAACTCGgctcccgcctcgctcccgcctcccctctctgccgcctcgcgacgctcctctccttctcttcagaCGACGCCCGAAACCGAGACGCACAGCcactcgccgtcctcttcctcctcgccctcttcctcgtcgctctcctcggcctccccttcttcctcttccttgtcgctcccttcttcctcttcgtcctctccttcctcttcttctgcctcgccttcctcccaCGGCGTCCAGGATGGGTCTCGAGGGTTGTTGTGGTCACGGGCGATGGGCGACGGGCCAATCATCACGCAGACGACCCCGTATTTGTTTGGAGTGACAAATCCAGTGAACATGAAGTTGCCGCAGGACGCGGACATCCACCGGAGCAACGAATTGATCAGCGTCTTGCGCGCGCTGAATCTGTACGAGACCGCGGCGGGCAATCTCCTGCGCGAGCGCGTGTTGAACGAGTTGAATCGGATCGTCGTCGAGTGGGTTGTCGAGGTCGGCATGGAGCAAGGCCTGGACGAACAGGAAGCGCGCCAAGCCGGCGGAAAGATCTTCACCTTTGGAAGCTACAGACTCGGAGTCACGACGCCCGGCAGTGACATCGACACGCTCTGCGTGACGCCCCGCCACGTAACCCGCGAGGCGTTCTTCAAAATCCTCCACGCCAAGCTCCAGCAAGATGCCCGCGTGAGCAAACTAACGCCCGTCCCGGACGCGTACACGCCCGTGCTCAAGTTCAACTTTGACGGAGTGGAGATCGACTTACTCTTTGCGCGCCTCCCCCTGCCGGTGATTCCGAGCTCCTGGAACTCGCTCGAGAACGACTTTGTTCTGCGCCACGTCGACGAGAAGACTGCGCGCAGCGTGAACGGATCGCGCGTCGCAGACCTCGTCCTCAAACTCGTCCCCAACAAGGAGACATTCAAAGTTACCCTCCGCTTCGTCAAACACTGGGCAAAGGTGCGCGGGATCTACAGCAACGTTCTCGGGTACTTGGGCGGGATCAGTTGGGCGATCCTCGTCGCGCGGTGTTGCCAGCTTTATCCGAACTTCGCCCCGAGTCAACTCATCCACCGATTCTTCACAGTCTACAGCATCTGGAAATGGAAAAACAGTCCCGTGCTCCTCTGCAAAATCAAAGAACACACCGTCGAAGGCCTCTCAAACTTCAAAATCTGGAACCCGAAAGTCAACGTCCAggtacagagagagatgcataCGCACGGACCACGACCGCCAcacagcgagaaagacacatCTCAACAGATACACCGACAAACATGCATACGTGCCTCAACaaacacatatacatatatatatgtatatatatgtatgtgtgccTCTGTACACGAGCAGGCATAGGAGACGTAGAGGTAGAGCGGGAGACATATTCCTCTTGAGCATGTACACATACGCATGTCTGTGGACCATTTTTACTTTCGTCGTGCGAGTTGTTTTCGTGTTTTCCGCTTAGGACCGACACCACCTGCTTCCAATCATTACTCCTGCGTTCCCGTCGATGAACAGCACGCACAACGTCAGCTTGTCGACCAAGCGCGTGATCACTGACGAGTTTGCGAATGCGAAGCGCATTTTCGACGTCTGGGATAAGAAAAAAGAAATCTCCTGGACCGAGGCGCTGCATCTCGTGTTGAAGCCTCTCGACTTCACCTCCTTCAAACACTTTCTCGAACTGCAAATATTTGCGCAAAATGAAACGGTACGAgcctttcttgtctctctcttttctctctctgttcctccctcttctaGCGTCCTCActatctctcttttctcgctctctctcgttttcgcgctctctgtgcatctctctcccgatctcgctcgccttctctctctagaTCTCTGGCGCTGCGCGCGGACCGGCCTTGTGGCGGTCGTCGCGCGGTTTCTCAGCTGCTCGAGAGCGGGTGACGCGCGTGTCTGCCCGCCTCGCTTCGCGcctgcgtttcgcgtttcagGTCCACCGCAAGTGGCTCGGCTGGGTCGAATCGAAAGTGCGCTTCCTCGTTCGACAGCTGGAGAGGCTCGCCGCGTGCCCGCCGTTCGCAGCGGGCGGGCACACGCCCAAGTCGGAAGCGGCCATGACCGTGCGACCGATCCCGTGCACCTTCTCGTTTCAGGTACCCGAAAACACACGTCTCCAGCGCGCTTCATCTCAACAGAA is drawn from Neospora caninum Liverpool complete genome, chromosome X and contains these coding sequences:
- a CDS encoding putative RNA helicase, yielding MWALPASRAASLGNGLDFLGPRLLRDSPEEKRPRRLLSATLWFVASLEASLARNLRQLGITHLTQVQDACFLPILLGKDVVAAAKPGTGKTLAYLLPLLQRSLNSSFESTDGAGEAPAECVDARGPTILILVPTRELCRQVASTVSALAPALSVAVLDASWASLHAQQLLLDSFARGGGKQLDVVVGAPERCEKLFQSGHLRLGHLRACVIDEADALMRRGYADKIESLFYLQTRREDAETQRANGNEGEKQTGCESAKKRDYPRHRVQTLIFTAAMPRDLQHIVEGHFRHAAIFNLLKKTTLRAPNELATSASPLFSPATSAASAAPDPSSAVASTSSTTLCSDTVRHLKCKISRSGGSESETRLRTLLYLLARALPSATHRNLAATARDSRREGRKKGEEEREKTDQTTFQLGGAHLQSLETETHKCIVFVETQQEVSVLVATDVAARGLDVPGVTLVVHLRPPRNPGSYIHRSGRAGRGGHPGDSVVLYSPSERDRVTKIVQETQTRFINLPPPTEAQQQETAIARILYELLEVKEEHFRPLLPRAEALIEAHGPSVFAAALAFLQGKHRAPRLTTEPLGTEEDVCRSLLTGRKGFASVLVYDPAHQALDSTAAAARYLRARLPESARYDAVGLVCKSVNGYVGDVAVVYANQLVDDGDVFSERKETGSWSGPPVYPLEQLPKLVLSEEAKRLGRRRRRVQLPWAKMKQQGSGSSAIVLGRRRKGEVLRTVADIKQHQRGIAKL